One window of Alosa sapidissima isolate fAloSap1 chromosome 21, fAloSap1.pri, whole genome shotgun sequence genomic DNA carries:
- the lipea gene encoding lipase, hormone-sensitive a isoform X2 produces MENPAVFSALEAACDDAKAALSRPSSFNDTDVASRLLESVRLIQSHGRALEPVVKHFTTVFHHFDLDPQTPANGYRTLVKVVRSCLLYIIQKTRYVAANCAGAFFRAEHNAGELEAYSAALRQLRALLYLGQRLLGENGIEQLYSTQDHGLSHSFVQEYMSLHKACFYGRCLGFQFSPALRPFFQTVVISMVSFGENWKKPQTGIGRAALSILTSGKYVVDPELRGAEFERITQNLDMHFWKSFWNLTESELLSGLSSIVAQTVQVNLTLTIPPVTLRMPLASDSRLCVAVHPPVAHWGPGHVKMRLISHTLREGQDSEELLVYSRPEGSTSSVSFPSAFRPQRGPLSPWLLVHFHGGGFVAQTSKSHESYLKSWSRDLGVPILSVDYSLAPEAPFPRALEECFYAYCWALQNCHLLGSTAERVCLAGDSAGGNLCITVSMRAISNGVRVPDGIMAAYPATLLTADASPSRLLTLIDPMLPLGVLCKCINAYAGVEGQTVQPSEDLGALGALGRNTALLLTDLTQGASSWFQSLLDPVSLSVSSTAQQGGQKAGEQGGYDDDDDRDDDGGDGLGDYPEGFSPLRSTQLSEVRTPSAPILKNPYVSPLLAPSNLLKGLPPLHIVASALDAMLDDSVMFAKRLRSIGQPVTLTVVEDLPHGFLSLSQLSKETQEASEICTQQIRDVFEQGPVTVNHGRPNAHLNNHNAAVTDPFGLARRDADREGESDLSD; encoded by the exons ATGGAAAACCCGGCTGTGTTTTCTGCTCTGGAGGCTGCGTGCGACGACGCCAAAGCTGCCCTTTCAAGGCCCTCCAGTTTCAACGACACAGATGTGGCCTCCCGCCTGCTGGAGTCCGTGCGTCTCATCCAGAGTCACGGTCGCGCCCTGGAGCCTGTGGTCAAGCACTTCACCACAGTATTCCACCACTTCGACCTGGACCCCCAGACTCCAGCGAATGGGTACCGGACATTGGTCAAG gTGGTGCGCTCCTGCCTCCTCTACATCATCCAGAAGACGCGCTACGTCGCTGCCAACTGTGCCGGCGCCTTCTTCCGGGCGGAGCACAACGCGGGCGAGCTGGAGGCGTACAGCGCGGCGCTGCGGCAGCTGCGGGCGCTGCTGTACCTGGGCCAGCGGCTACTGGGAGAGAACGGCATCGAGCAGCTCTACTCCACACAGGACCACGGCCTCAGCCACAGCTTTGTGCAGGAGTACATGTCCCTGCACAAGGCCTGCTTCTACGGACGCTGTCTGGgcttccag TTTTCCCCAGCCTTGAGGCCATTCTTTCAGACTGTGGTCATCAGTATGGTGTCCTTTGGAGAAAACTGGAAGAAGCCGCAAACTGGTATAG ggAGGGCTGCCTTGTCCATACTCACGTCAGGGAAGTACGTGGTTGACCCGGAGCTCCGAGGGGCCGAGTTTGAACGCATTACCCAGAATTTGGACATGCACTTCTGGAAGTCCTTCTGGAACCTCACGGAATCAGAGTTActctca GGTTTGTCCAGTATAGTAGCGCAAACGGTCCAGGTGAACCTGACTCTGACTATACCTCCGGTCACCCTGCGGATGCCGCTGGCCTCTGACTCGCGCCTCTGCGTGGCCGTCCACCCGCCCGTGGCCCACTGGGGCCCAGGACACGTTAAGATGAggctcatctcacacacactccgagAAGGACAG GACAGTGAAGAGCTGTTGGTGTATTCCCGACCAGAGGGCTCCACCAGCTCCGTGTCATTCCCTTCGGCATTCCGACCTCAGCGAggccccctctctccctggctCCTCGTGCACTTCCATGGTGGTGGATTTGTTGCCCAGACCTCCAAATCTCATGAG AGCTACCTGAAGAGCTGGTCCAGGGACCTGGGTGTGCCCATCCTGTCGGTGGACTACTCCCTGGCCCCCGAGGCCCCCTTCCCCCGGGCGCTGGAGGAGTGCTTCTACGCCTACTGCTGGGCCCTGCAGAACTGCCACCTGCTGG GCTCTACGGCGGAGCGCGTGTGTCTGGCTGGGGACAGCGCTGGCGGTAACCTGTGCATCACGGTGTCCATGCGGGCGATATCCAACGGCGTGCGGGTGCCCGACGGCATCATGGCCGCCTACCCCGCCACCCTGCTGACGGCGGACGCGTCGCCCTCCCGCCTGCTCACGCTCATAGACCCCATGCTGCCTCTGGGCGTGCTCTGCAAGTGCATCAACGCTTACGCCG GTGTGGAGGGCCAGACCGTTCAGCCCTCTGAGGACCTGGGCGCTCTGGGAGCACTGGGCCGCAACACCGCCCTGCTGCTGACCGACCTCACCCAGGGGGCGTCCAGCTGGTTCCAGTCCCTCCTGGACCCCGTGTCCCTTTCCGTGTCCTCCACGGCGCAGCAGGGTGGTCAAAAGGCAGGGGAGCAGGGCGGctacgacgacgacgacgaccgCGATGACGACGGCGGCGACGGGCTGGGGGATTACCCAGAGGGCTTTTCGCCCCTGCGCTCCACACAGCTGTCGGAGGTGCGCACGCCGAGCGCGCCCATCCTGAAGAACCCATATGTGTCGCCGCTCCTTGCGCCCAGCAATCTGCTCAAGGGACTGCCACCTCTTCACATAGTG GCGTCTGCTCTGGATGCTATGCTGGACGATTCTGTGATGTTTGCCAAGCGCCTCCGAAGCATCGGCCAACCAGTGACCTTGACCGTCGTGGAGGACCTCCCCCACGGCTTCCTCAGCCTATCACAGCTCTCCAAGGAGACTCAGGAGGCCTCGGAGATTTGCACGCAGCAAATAAGAGATGTCTTTGAGCAAGGCCCGGTCACTGTGAACCACGGGCGGCCAAATGCACACCTCAACAATCACAACGCAGCAGTGACGGACCCCTTCGGGTTGGCAAGAAGAGATGCGGACCGAGAGGGGGAAAGTGACCTGAGTGATTAA
- the LOC121695264 gene encoding probable ATP-dependent RNA helicase ddx6: protein MATARTESMGPVVMGLNKQNGQLRGQTKPVSQSGPHAVSTPPGKMPAGGGAQKPGGGTQEGGIRFGDDWKKSLLLPPKDTRVRTSDVTSTKGNEFEDYCLKRELLMGIFEMGWEKPSPIQEESIPIALSGRDILARAKNGTGKSGAYLIPLLERIDLKKDHIQAVVMVPTRELALQVSQISIQISKHLGGVKVMATTGGTNLRDDIMRLDEIVHVVIATPGRILDLIKKGVAKVDRVQMMVMDEADKLLSQDFVVLIEDIISFLDKKRQILLYSATFPISVQKFMSKHLQKPYEINLMEELTLKGITQFYAYVTERQKVHCLNTLFSRLQINQSIIFCNSTQRVELLAKKITQLGYSCFYIHAKMMQEYRNRVFHDFRNGLCRNLVCTDLFTRGIDIQAVNVVINFDFPKNAETYLHRIGRSGRFGHLGLAINLITSEDRFNLKGIEEQLVTDIKPIPGTIDKSLYVAEYHSVSPGGEEEEESRRPVATPSQP from the exons ATGGCAACAGCAAGAACAGAAAGCATGGGCCCTGTGGTGATGGGTCTGAACAAGCAGAACGGGCAGCTACGAGGACAGACCAAACCTGTCTCCCAGTCAGGACCCCATGCTGTGAGCACGCCGCCTGGAAAGATGCCAGCGGGAGGAGGTGCCCAGAAACCAGGGGGTGGCACCCAGGAAGGCGGCATTAG GTTTGGTGATGACTGGAAGAAGAGCTTACTGCTCCCCCCCAAAGACACTCGGGTCAGAACATCT GATGTGACTTCGACCAAGGGGAATGAGTTTGAAGACTACTGCCTGAAGCGGGAGCTTCTGATGGGGATATTTGAAATGGGCTGGGAGAAGCCCTCCCCCATTCAG GAGGAGAGCATCCCTATCGCCCTCTCTGGCCGTGACATTCTTGCGAGGGCCAAAAACGGGACTGGAAAAAGTGGGGCCTATCTCATTCCCCTGCTGGAGAGGATAGACCTGAAGAAAGACCACATCCAGG CCGTTGTGATGGTTCCCACTCGAGAGCTGGCCCTTCAGGTCAGCCAGATCTCCATACAGATCAGCAAGCACCTGGGCGGAGTCAAAGTCATGGCAACCACCGGCGGAACCAACCTGCGCGATGACATCATGCGCCTGGATGAGATTG TTCATGTCGTCATCGCAACACCAGGGAGAATTCTGGACTTGATTAAAAAGGGTGTGGCCAAAGTGGATAGAGTTCAGATGATGGTCATGGATGAA gcAGATAAACTGCTCTCTCAGGACTTTGTGGTGCTCATAGAGGATATCATCAGCTTCCTGGACAAGAAACGGCAGATTCTGCTGTATTCCGCAACCTTCCCCATCAGTGTACAGAAGTTCATG AGCAAGCACCTGCAAAAACCTTATGAAATCAACCTGATGGAAGAGCTCACTCTAAAGGGTATCACCCAGTTTTATGCCTATGTCACGGAGAGGCAGAAAGTCCACTGTCTCAACACTCTCTTCTCCAGG CTGCAGATCAATCAGTCCATCATCTTCTGCAACTCTACCCAGAGGGTCGAGCTGCTTGCCAAAAAGATCACCCAGCTGGGCTACTCCTGCTTCTACATCCATGCCAAGATGATGCAG gaGTACAGAAACCGTGTGTTCCATGACTTTAGGAATGGGCTCTGTAGGAACCTGGTGTGCACTG accTGTTCACCAGAGGAATTGACATTCAGGCAGTGAACGTGGTCATCAACTTCGACTTCCCGAAGAATGCAGAAACATACCTGCACCGCATTGGTCGATCAG GCCGCTTTGGGCACCTGGGTCTGGCCATCAACCTGATCACGTCTGAGGACCGCTTCAACCTGAAGGGCATCGAGGAGCAGTTGGTGACCGACATCAAGCCCATCCCCGGCACCATTGACAAGAGTCTGTACGTGGCGGAGTACCACTCTGTCTCACCAGgcggcgaggaggaggaggagtcgaGACGTCCTGTGGCCACGCCCAGCCAGCCCTAA
- the lipea gene encoding lipase, hormone-sensitive a isoform X1: MRTPSGQAAMENPAVFSALEAACDDAKAALSRPSSFNDTDVASRLLESVRLIQSHGRALEPVVKHFTTVFHHFDLDPQTPANGYRTLVKVVRSCLLYIIQKTRYVAANCAGAFFRAEHNAGELEAYSAALRQLRALLYLGQRLLGENGIEQLYSTQDHGLSHSFVQEYMSLHKACFYGRCLGFQFSPALRPFFQTVVISMVSFGENWKKPQTGIGRAALSILTSGKYVVDPELRGAEFERITQNLDMHFWKSFWNLTESELLSGLSSIVAQTVQVNLTLTIPPVTLRMPLASDSRLCVAVHPPVAHWGPGHVKMRLISHTLREGQDSEELLVYSRPEGSTSSVSFPSAFRPQRGPLSPWLLVHFHGGGFVAQTSKSHESYLKSWSRDLGVPILSVDYSLAPEAPFPRALEECFYAYCWALQNCHLLGSTAERVCLAGDSAGGNLCITVSMRAISNGVRVPDGIMAAYPATLLTADASPSRLLTLIDPMLPLGVLCKCINAYAGVEGQTVQPSEDLGALGALGRNTALLLTDLTQGASSWFQSLLDPVSLSVSSTAQQGGQKAGEQGGYDDDDDRDDDGGDGLGDYPEGFSPLRSTQLSEVRTPSAPILKNPYVSPLLAPSNLLKGLPPLHIVASALDAMLDDSVMFAKRLRSIGQPVTLTVVEDLPHGFLSLSQLSKETQEASEICTQQIRDVFEQGPVTVNHGRPNAHLNNHNAAVTDPFGLARRDADREGESDLSD; encoded by the exons ATGCGTACGCCGTCCGG ccagGCTGCCATGGAAAACCCGGCTGTGTTTTCTGCTCTGGAGGCTGCGTGCGACGACGCCAAAGCTGCCCTTTCAAGGCCCTCCAGTTTCAACGACACAGATGTGGCCTCCCGCCTGCTGGAGTCCGTGCGTCTCATCCAGAGTCACGGTCGCGCCCTGGAGCCTGTGGTCAAGCACTTCACCACAGTATTCCACCACTTCGACCTGGACCCCCAGACTCCAGCGAATGGGTACCGGACATTGGTCAAG gTGGTGCGCTCCTGCCTCCTCTACATCATCCAGAAGACGCGCTACGTCGCTGCCAACTGTGCCGGCGCCTTCTTCCGGGCGGAGCACAACGCGGGCGAGCTGGAGGCGTACAGCGCGGCGCTGCGGCAGCTGCGGGCGCTGCTGTACCTGGGCCAGCGGCTACTGGGAGAGAACGGCATCGAGCAGCTCTACTCCACACAGGACCACGGCCTCAGCCACAGCTTTGTGCAGGAGTACATGTCCCTGCACAAGGCCTGCTTCTACGGACGCTGTCTGGgcttccag TTTTCCCCAGCCTTGAGGCCATTCTTTCAGACTGTGGTCATCAGTATGGTGTCCTTTGGAGAAAACTGGAAGAAGCCGCAAACTGGTATAG ggAGGGCTGCCTTGTCCATACTCACGTCAGGGAAGTACGTGGTTGACCCGGAGCTCCGAGGGGCCGAGTTTGAACGCATTACCCAGAATTTGGACATGCACTTCTGGAAGTCCTTCTGGAACCTCACGGAATCAGAGTTActctca GGTTTGTCCAGTATAGTAGCGCAAACGGTCCAGGTGAACCTGACTCTGACTATACCTCCGGTCACCCTGCGGATGCCGCTGGCCTCTGACTCGCGCCTCTGCGTGGCCGTCCACCCGCCCGTGGCCCACTGGGGCCCAGGACACGTTAAGATGAggctcatctcacacacactccgagAAGGACAG GACAGTGAAGAGCTGTTGGTGTATTCCCGACCAGAGGGCTCCACCAGCTCCGTGTCATTCCCTTCGGCATTCCGACCTCAGCGAggccccctctctccctggctCCTCGTGCACTTCCATGGTGGTGGATTTGTTGCCCAGACCTCCAAATCTCATGAG AGCTACCTGAAGAGCTGGTCCAGGGACCTGGGTGTGCCCATCCTGTCGGTGGACTACTCCCTGGCCCCCGAGGCCCCCTTCCCCCGGGCGCTGGAGGAGTGCTTCTACGCCTACTGCTGGGCCCTGCAGAACTGCCACCTGCTGG GCTCTACGGCGGAGCGCGTGTGTCTGGCTGGGGACAGCGCTGGCGGTAACCTGTGCATCACGGTGTCCATGCGGGCGATATCCAACGGCGTGCGGGTGCCCGACGGCATCATGGCCGCCTACCCCGCCACCCTGCTGACGGCGGACGCGTCGCCCTCCCGCCTGCTCACGCTCATAGACCCCATGCTGCCTCTGGGCGTGCTCTGCAAGTGCATCAACGCTTACGCCG GTGTGGAGGGCCAGACCGTTCAGCCCTCTGAGGACCTGGGCGCTCTGGGAGCACTGGGCCGCAACACCGCCCTGCTGCTGACCGACCTCACCCAGGGGGCGTCCAGCTGGTTCCAGTCCCTCCTGGACCCCGTGTCCCTTTCCGTGTCCTCCACGGCGCAGCAGGGTGGTCAAAAGGCAGGGGAGCAGGGCGGctacgacgacgacgacgaccgCGATGACGACGGCGGCGACGGGCTGGGGGATTACCCAGAGGGCTTTTCGCCCCTGCGCTCCACACAGCTGTCGGAGGTGCGCACGCCGAGCGCGCCCATCCTGAAGAACCCATATGTGTCGCCGCTCCTTGCGCCCAGCAATCTGCTCAAGGGACTGCCACCTCTTCACATAGTG GCGTCTGCTCTGGATGCTATGCTGGACGATTCTGTGATGTTTGCCAAGCGCCTCCGAAGCATCGGCCAACCAGTGACCTTGACCGTCGTGGAGGACCTCCCCCACGGCTTCCTCAGCCTATCACAGCTCTCCAAGGAGACTCAGGAGGCCTCGGAGATTTGCACGCAGCAAATAAGAGATGTCTTTGAGCAAGGCCCGGTCACTGTGAACCACGGGCGGCCAAATGCACACCTCAACAATCACAACGCAGCAGTGACGGACCCCTTCGGGTTGGCAAGAAGAGATGCGGACCGAGAGGGGGAAAGTGACCTGAGTGATTAA
- the LOC121696148 gene encoding trypsin-2-like, with the protein MHLYIHVLILGASVAFGLDDDKIVGGYECKPHTRPWQVSLKNSWHFCGGTLISDRWVVSAAHCYKDASEIILVLGDHEIRYNEGSEQKISAELVIRHPDYDRYNINNDIMLVKLKEPAVLNEFVQTMALPTSCAPAGTQCHVSGWGSTNSPFGCRWCLNCLDLPILSLEDCERSYPDRITSSMFCAGFLEGGKDSCQGDSGGPLICNNELQGVVSWGWGCAEADRPGVYAKVCQFTDWIKSTMASH; encoded by the exons ATGCACCTGTACATTCACGTGCTCATCCTAGGGGCCTCTG TGGCTTTTGGGCTGGATGATGATAAGATCGTGGGAGGGTACGAGTGCAAGCCTCACACCAGGCCTTGGCAGGTGTCTCTCAAGAACAGCTGGCATTTCTGCGGAGGCACGCTGATCTCTGATCGTTGGGTGGTCTCCGCGGCCCACTGCTACAAAGA TGCTAGTGAGATCATTCTGGTGCTGGGTGACCATGAGATCCGCTACAACGAGGGGTCTGAGCAGAAAATCTCCGCCGAGCTGGTCATCAGGCATCCTGACTATGACCGCTACAACATCAACAACGACATCATGCTGGTCAAGCTGAAGGAGCCTGCCGTTCTGAACGAGTTTGTGCAGACCATGGCACTTCCCACATCCTGTGCTCCCGCTGGCACTCAGTGCCATGTCTCTGGCTGGGGGTCTACCAATAGCCCCT TTGGCTGCAGGTGGTGTCTGAACTGCCTGGATTTGCCCATTCTGTCCCTGGAGGACTGTGAGAGGTCGTACCCCGACAGGATCACCTCGTCCATGTTCTGCGCTGGTTTtctggagggagggaaggactCCTGCCag ggtgactCTGGTGGTCCCTTGATCTGCAACAATGAGCTTCAAGGAGTAGTGTCCTGGGGTTGGGGCTGTGCTGAAGCAGATCGTCCTGGAGTCTATGCTAAG GTCTGCCAATTCACAGACTGGATTAAATCTACTATGGCCTCCCATTAA